One window of the Spea bombifrons isolate aSpeBom1 chromosome 8, aSpeBom1.2.pri, whole genome shotgun sequence genome contains the following:
- the VGLL1 gene encoding transcription cofactor vestigial-like protein 1, producing the protein MDDLKNHVEYSAKDQPVRTELGSRCVVFTYYQGDINSVVDEHFSRALRNTKDPQDLRTKNRVDDYVQKNMSSMPPGEMGWIKPYTSNPSSTMTPPVLTTLIPPSDHYPPSVFQTHAAPPDLYHYHHMSSPNQINSVYHHHHHHHHPTIPEFPVQGTGSDGKYGSLLSLLQHERYPVPVQEQMMKPDAITSTEAGPSEQESMNQRMNSQSGLHHQERRKDFFHPQERRKDIFYY; encoded by the exons ATGGACGATTTGAAGAACCATGTGGAGTACAGTGCTAAAGACCAGCCTGTGAGGACAGAACTGGGATCACGCTGTGTGGTTTTTACTTATTATCAGGGGGATATTAACAGTGTCGTAGATGAACACTTTTCTAGAGCTCTAAGGAATACAAAAGACCCCCAGGACTTGAGGACAAAAAACAGAGTTGATGACTATGTTCAAAAGAACA TGAGTAGCATGCCTCCAGGTGAAATGGGCTGGATCAAGCCCTATACATCAAACCCTTCTTCTACAATGACACCTCCTGTTTTAACAACGTTAATACCTCCTTCAGATCACTACCCACCATCTGTTTTCCAAACCCATGCTGCACCTCCAGATCTATATCATTATCATCATATGAGCTCTCCCAACCAAATTAATTCAgtgtatcatcatcatcatcatcatcatcaccccACAATACCCGAATTCCCAGTGCAGGGAACAGGGTCTGATGGAAAATATGGTTCCCTTCTTAGTCTTCTACAACATGAAAGATATCCAGTACCTGTCCAAGAACAAATGATGAAGCCTGATGCCATCACATCCACAGAAGCTGGGCCTTCTGAACAAGAAAGCATGAACCAAAGGATGAATTCACAATCAg GCCTACATCAtcaagagagaagaaaagattTTTTCCACCCccaagaaagaaggaaagatatattttattattaa
- the LOC128502931 gene encoding opsin-3-like, protein MQNDSSVLNISRGHSPGTLLPVAGLTRTSHSVVAVCLGCILVLGSLYNSLVLVIFVKFDSIRTPINMILLNICVSDLLLCVFATPFSFAASVSGGWLIGPQGCKWYGFCNALFGIVSLVSLSTLSYERYITVLKCSKADVSNYKNAWICIVGSWSYSLFWTLPPLFGWSRYGLESSGTTCSVVWHSKSANNVSYIVCLFLFCLVLPLLIMVFCYGHIIRVIRGMCRINLTTAQKRDHRLLFMVVCMVSCYLLCWMPYGLVSLITTFGKPGMITPTVSIVPSILAKSSTFINPLIYIFMNKQFFRCLLLLLKCEVGTRNSNTTFNSHQIKAAYPVEEVRTQKNNQHSHKARMRKDTAATVEKQATMAVFVHYKDYK, encoded by the exons ATGCAGAATGACAGCTCCGTGCTTAACATCAGCCGGGGGCACTCGCCGGGCACGCTGCTCCCGGTGGCCGGACTGACCAGGACTAGCCACAGCGTGGTGGCCGTGTGCCTGGGCTGCATCCTGGTGCTGGGATCTCTGTACAACTCCCTGGTGCTGGTGATCTTCGTGAAGTTTGACTCGATCCGGACTCCCATTAACATGATATTACTAAACATCTGCGTCAGCGACCTGCTGCTCTGTGTGTTCGCTACCCCGTTCAGCTTCGCTGCCAGCGTGTCCGGAGGGTGGCTGATCGGTCCGCAGGGCTGCAAGTGGTATGGCTTCTGCAACGCTCTGTTCG GTATTGTGTCTCTTGTTTCTTTGTCTACGCTCTCATATGAGCGTTACATCACGGTGCTTAAATGTTCAAAAGCTGATGTGTCAAACTACAAAAATGCCTGGATATGTATTGTTGGATCCTGGAGTTACTCTCTGTTTTGGACTTTACCCCCTCTCTTCGGATGGAGTCGCTACGGTCTCGAAAGTTCCGGTACTACATGTTCGGTTGTCTGGCACTCCAAGTCTGCAAACAATGTATCCTATATAGTTTGCCTCTTCCTTTTCTGTCTTGTGTTACCTCTGCTCATCATGGTATTTTGCTATGGACACATAATTAGAGTCATTCGAGGG ATGTGTCGCATTAATCTGACGACTGCTCAGAAAAGGGATCACCGATTACTGTTCATGGTAGTTTGTATGGTCAGCTGCTACCTCCTGTGCTGGATGCCTTATGGTTTAGTCTCCTTGATTACAACCTTTGGGAAACCTGGAATGATAACACCAACAGTTAGCATTGTACCATCCATTCTGGCCAAAAGCAGTACTTTCATCAATCcactcatttatatttttatgaacaaACAG TTTTTTAGGTGTTTGCTCTTATTACTCAAATGTGAAGTGGGCACTCGGAACAGCAATACCACCTTTAACTCACATCAAATCAAGGCTGCCTATCCTGTGGAGGAAGTCAGAACTCAGAAGAATAATCAGCATTCACATAAAGCGAGGATGAGAAAAGACACAGCAGCCACAGTTGAAAAACAAGCAACAATGGCAGTTTTTGTTCACTACAAAGATTATAAATAA